In the genome of Thermococcus sp., the window AGCGTCTCCCATCCGAAAGCGCATCACAAATTCCCGGATTCTCTCCCTTACCTCATCCTCGACACGGTATCCCATGCTCCTGAAGGCTTTTAGAACCCAGTACGTGGCCTCAAGAGGTGTGGCGGTTCCAAACTCCTCACTCCCACCTAGACCGACCGCGAACTTGCCCTCCAGTGGATTGTACTTTGTGAAAACTATGTCAACGTGCTCCCTCGCGATGTCCTCTGCTCCCAGTATTGCGAGTCCCTCAAGGGCCATGGCTATGGCCACCACCGCCGTCTGCGGCTGTATAGCCCCTTCAAGGAATTCTATGGTCTTTTCTTTATCCGGCAACTCTATGTTTAGCAGCTCGTGGATTTTAACGGCGTAGTATGTGTCGTTGACGTTGGTGTCGTCAAGAACGCTCACAAAACAGTAACCGCCATCCTCGTGGCGCCTGTCCTCTACGTACTGGATGAGCGAGTTACCGTTGATGAACCTGGAAATTTCATACAGCTTTGAGCCCATTCTACCGCCTCCAGCCTTTTCTGCGGAGAACAGGCGTCATTAGCCCCGTGGGGCGGTTTGAACCTGACCTCCGGGCGGACGCCATCGCCCAAGGACACTCCGGGAATCACTTTAAAAATGTTTATGGTGCAACCACCTAAAAACTTAATAAGTTCCGGGGAACTTTCCCTCTGTGATGGAATCATGGAGTTCATAGCCTTCACTTACGTTGGCAACTTCGTGGATAGGAGGGTAATAGACGAGGTTGTCTTCAACGTCTTCGACGGGGCAAACCGATTCTTTGATGAGGAAGGACTCCCCCTCCGCTTTCTTTACATAGGACGACTGAAACTTGAGCCGGGTTATCTGATAAACCTGACGACCGAGGAGGGCAGGGTGATGGTGTATCCACTGGAGGCCCTCGTGGAGCTCCTGTACTCGCGGCTTCTCAGGGAGATGGAGGGGCAGAGGGGTATACGGATGAACAAGATATTCGCTCTCACAACCTTCCCGCTCGTCTCCCGGAACCGTTATTTCGACTTCTATGAGAAGTTCCTCGGCGTCCACGAGACCCTCCTTGGCCTCAGGATGATGATGCTGTCGATGAAGCCCTTTGAACCCGAGGGCCTCTCCAGGCTCCTGGCCGCCGGTA includes:
- a CDS encoding peptidase M54 produces the protein MEFIAFTYVGNFVDRRVIDEVVFNVFDGANRFFDEEGLPLRFLYIGRLKLEPGYLINLTTEEGRVMVYPLEALVELLYSRLLREMEGQRGIRMNKIFALTTFPLVSRNRYFDFYEKFLGVHETLLGLRMMMLSMKPFEPEGLSRLLAAGKTGGNLDVDAGRGVKLKLRLFKDRLLKGVLHEVGHSFGLEHCHNQCVMNSPASMEEWDLRPPGYCDDCMAKLRTSLGDGAMG